In Tautonia rosea, the DNA window GAGATCGGGTAAAGTCCCCGTTCATGCATGGCCTCCGACACGGTCTCTTTGCGTTCAAGCCGATCATCGGTCGCGACAAAAGTCAAATGTGACCGTTTGCTGAGCGAATGTCAAACACTCCTGAACCGTCGAGGGCTGGGCGGTTTCGACTTGCCGAATCCCCAGTCGATGACGAATGATAGTGCTTTGCGGTCGAATTCCAGACGGAATCGACGACGGATTCTCCTTCCTATAGCCCGCTGCCATCCTGCTGTGTCCACCATCGAATCTGCGCCTGAGACTCATGTCACTTTCGTCCGGCTTCGTCCCGAGTTGCTTGCTCCGGCCGGGGATCGCTCCTGCCTGATCTCGGCGGTCGAGAATGGTGCGGATGCGGTCTATTTTGGGTTGCGTGGGCATAATGCCCGGGCAAGAGCAACGAATTTCGAGCTCGATGAGCTGCCTGAGATCATGGCCTTGGTGCATCGTCGGGGGGTCCGGGGGTATGTCACGCTCAATACCCTGGTCTTCCCGGCGGAGTTGGAGCGAGTTGAGGAGATCGTTCGACGAGTTGCCGCCGCCGGAGTGGACGCGGTCATTGTGCAGGACCTCGGACTCGCCCGATTGATTCGAAGTCTCACGCCGGATCTGGAGATTCACGCCTCGACTCAGATGTCGATCACGAGCGCCGCCGGGGTTCGGATGGCGGAGGAGCTAGGTTGCTCGCGCGTCATCCTGGCTCGCGAGCTGTCCCTCCGTGAGATCGCAAATGTCACGAAGCAGACCCGGCTTCCGGTCGAGGTGTTCGTTCACGGTGCGCTCTGTGTTGCCTATTCCGGACAGTGCCTAACGAGCGAGGCCTTGGGTGGGCGGTCGGCGAATCGAGGGGAGTGTGCCCAGGCTTGCCGGATGGAATATGAGGTGATCCGAGACGGAGAACGGGTCGATCTGGGAGACATCTCCTACTTGCTCAGCCCTCAGGATCTTGCGGCGTTTGATCTGATCCCGGAGCTGGTTGCGCTTGGTGTCTCAAGTGTGAAGATCGAGGGCCGGCTCAAGGGGCCCGAGTACGTTGCCAATATCACGAGGAACTACCGGAAGGCCATTGACGCCGCCATCAGTGGTCAGCCCGACCCGATCAGCGATCGCGACATCTACGAGATGGAGATGTCGTTCTCCCGAGGGTTCAGCCACGGCTTTTTCAATGGGAATAATCACAAACGCCTGGTACGAGGCGATTACGCCAAGAAGCGAGGCGTGTTCCTGGGACGGGTGGTCGAGGTCGTTGGCGATCGGGTTCGGGTGGATCTCGCCTCTCCGATCAAGCCCGGGGATGGGGTGGTCCTTGACGCCGATTCCAAGAGAGGGGCTCCGGAGCAAGGTGGGCGGGTTTATGAGGTCGATCGACCCGGGAAGGGTCGTCGATCGGTGACGACCGCCGTAGGTGCGGAAGGGCTCACCGCTGGACCGGCGTTGCTTGGGTTCGGTCGTCGCGACTTCGATTTGAGTCGGGTTGTTCCCGGCCAGCGGCTCTGGAAAACGGATGATCCGGAGCTGAGCAAGCGCCTGAAAAAAACCTTTGATGGCTCGTCGAAACGGCGAGTGGATCTTGACCTTCGTGTGCGGGCCATTTCGGGCGAAACGCTGGTGATGGAGGGGACGACGATCACGGGCTATCATGCCCGAGTGGAGTCTGCCGCTCCGCTCAATCCCGCAATCAATCGGGCTGCTGACACCGACACGATTCGAAGCCAGCTTGATCGGCTCGGAGGCTCAGTGTATCAGCTTCGATCGCTGGACGTGACGATTGAAGGGGCTCCCATGGTTCCACTCAGCCTCTTGAACGAGCTGAGGCGGATGCTTGTCGATCGACTCGATGACGCTGCCGCGAGGGCTCCCCAACGAACCCTCGCCGAACCCCTGGTCTTGCCGAAGCTCAGGGAATCGCTCCGATTGCGCGCGGACCTGATGGGGGATACGGCCGGTGCACCTGAGCCCCAGTTGCTCGCCCTCTGCCGAACCGTTGAGCAGGTCGAAGCCGCACGCATGTCTGGAGTTTCGACGCTTTATCTCGACTTTCACGATATCAAGCGCTACAAGGAGGCCGTGGCGATTGCTCGGCAAGGAGAAGGAACTCCGGAAGTCTGGATCGCCACCACTCGGATCGAGAAGCCCGGAGAGGCAAACCTGTTCCGCTTTCTGGCCAGGCAGGGGGCGGATGGTCTTCTGGTGCGTAATGCCGGCGGAATTGCGTTTTGTACGCATCAAGGGATTCCGTTCGTCGCGGATTTTTCTTTGAACGCCGCGAACGATCTGACGGTTGAATGGTTGAAGGCACGGGGAGCGTCTCGGGTTACGGCATCGTACGACCTGAGTGCGGACCAGTTGTTTGACTTGATCAGGGTCACTCCTCCGGCGTGGCTGGAGGTTGTCGTTCATCAGCAGATTCCGATGTTCCATATGGAGCATTGTGTCTTTTGCGCGGTGCTGTCGCCCGGAACGAACAAGACCAATTGCGGCCGACCCTGTGACCGTCATGAGGTGTCGCTCCGAGATCGTGTCGGAAAGGAACACCCCTTGACGGCCGACATTGGTTGCCGGAATACGCTCTACAATGCCGTTCCGCAAACTGCGGCCGAATTTTTGCCAGGCTTGATCCGCAAAGGACTTCGGTCGTTGAGGGTCGAGTTCCTGAATGACAGCCCGGAGGCAGTCGAGCGGATCCTGGGGCTTTATCAGGATGCCATCGCGGGCCGTTGTGATGCCCGGTTACTCTGGAAAGCTCTGAAGGCGACGAATCACTACGGAGTCACCCGAGGTCAACTCGCGGTGCTCTGATGAGAGGATCGACGTTCCAATCGGACGTCTCGGACTTTTTGATCCTTCCAGAATGACTGCACGGCCGAATTGGAGTCGCACTCCGATCTGGTTCGCACCGCTTGAGTTGGGTTGCCGATTGGGATCAGGTCATGTGTTGGACCTTTCCTGTTCCATCGGATCGGAGGAGAGGATTCCTCGTCGAGGGGGTGTTGGGGCATTTCCGTTCATCCTCGGTTGCGGCTTCTGCCGATCTGACGAACTAATGGGAGAGTCGCCGGACCGAAAGGACCTGCGCGGCGGCCCCTCGTAGAGCGACTCCGAACCTCGGAACGCGGTCGAGACGGTCGCGTGAGGATTCTTTAGGGGATCTTCAGCAGATCGGGCCTGTCATGGCAAGATCGACGGTCCGAGGGTCTTCACGGATGGCCATCATCTGGCCGATCGAGGAAAGGAAACCCAATGATGCCGCGGCCCCGCCAGCTCGTCCTGGCCGCCTCGCTGGCGGCTTTCGCAGTCGGATGCGCCCACTGCGATACCTGCGACGACTTCCCGGCCCCCTGCACCGGACCGAATTGTGGCTATCCCTATCAATCGGCCTATCCCTTCGAGGGTGGGACGCACATTGAACCGATCATCACTGGGCCGACGACCATGATGACGCCGGGCCAGATGGCCCCCGGTACGGTGATGAGCGCACCTTCGAATGCGGGGCCGAGCATCGTGCCGCCCTCGCCGTCTCAAACGCCCTCGCCGTCGAACGGGTCGTCATCGTCGACCGATTCGACGAGCCCTCCGGATAGCCCCCCTGCCCGTCCGAGCGGAACCGATCCGTTCGACATCCCGTTACCGCCGGCCAATTCACCGTTCAGCGCTCCTCCCTCGAGTTGAGCTGTTCGAGTGAGGAAGAACTGAAGCACGATTCGGGTTCAAGGGGTCGAGATCCACGTGATCTCGGCCCTTCTTCTACGTTGATTGTCCTGATTTCGGTACAGTATCGATTTACGACTCCGTCACGGCAAGCCGACCCATTTCAGAGCGCTTGCGACGAGAACCCACCGCCCGGCTTGACCGGCACTGGTTCGATTCTTCGAGAATGAGGGCGGCCATGAAACTGATTATCGCGATTATTCAGCCAACAAAGCTGGAGGCTGTCAAACTTGCGCTCTCGAAAGTCGAAGTCCATCGATTGACCGTCATGGATGTTCAGGGGTTTGGACGACAGCGCGGCTTTACCGAGGTTTACCGGGGACATGAATTTACGGTGAATCTGTTGCGGAAAATTGAACTTCAAATCGCCGTCAATGAAGACTTCGTCGAGCCGACCATCAATGCCATCATCTCGGCGGCCCGCACGGGCAAGGATGGTGCGATCGGCGATGGCAAGATCTTCATCCTGCCGCTTGACGATTGCATCCGGATTCGCACGGGAGAGTGTGGACCCGAGGCGATCTGACCCGACCGGCTGAGGGCTCGACGTTCGACGTTTGTACCAGCACCCGATGAGATTCACATCATGAGTGATCGTGAGACACATGCCCCCAAAGGACCGGATGGCATCTTGCTCTGTCAGGATCTGATCTTCACGAGCAAGATCACCGGAACGGCCCGAGAGTTGGGTTATCGAGTCCTCGTCGCGGGGACGGACCCACTTGCTCAATCGATGCTCGAGCAGTGGCGCCCCAAAGTGGTTCTTGTCGACCTGTCCCATCCCCACTTTGCGAAACCAGACGTCCTGCTGGCTTATCGGAAAATCGTCCCGACGGCTCGTTTTCTCGCGTTCGGATCGCACGTGGATGTGAAATCCCTGTCGGCGGCGCGAGACGTTGGTTGCGATCCGGTCCTTCCTCGGAGTAAATTCACAGCTGAATTGCCGGAACTCATCCAGACTTATCTTGGCGAGGCGTCCTGCGAGACTTGATCGACCGAGGAACGATCTGCCTCATCGAGACGAGCAACGGCGACGACAATCGCCTGGACGAGTGCTCCTCGGAGCCGACGCTGAGGTCGGCCGGCGGGGAACCGATGGGTCAGATCCATGTGACTGACCTCCAGAATTCCGAGCCGAGTGCCCAGTTCGGGCAAGTACTGGTCTCCCGCAGCGACCAACCCGTCATTTGGCCCATAGTAGGCTTCGAGATAGCGAGCGACGGGGCGTCGGAAGGGAGGCTGTCGAGAGGGAGGGACGGTAGCCTCAATGTAAAACGTCCTAGGACTGACGATGGGAATCGCGGACCTTCGAGATGCAAGAAGCCGTTTCCAGAAGTGATCCGATGCATCGCTGGTCAGATCGACGATGCCTGAATGCTTCCCTCGTTCCAACTTTCGTGCTGCTGCATTGCGAAAGAGGTTTGCGAGGGCCCGCGCGGGAGGGGAGATTTTCCGATCCATCGGGACTCCACTTCCGAGCACGTAATCTGCCGCTCCGCTTCCACCGAAGGGACCTTGAACCAGGAACAATGCAATCACGCGTTCGCTGACGAACTCGGCTTCGTGCAGGGCAAATGCAAGGGCGTCGCATGCCCCTCGACTGTGTCCGATCACCACGAGCGGTTCCGGACCTTGATCTGCAACCTTCTTGAAAGCGGCCCGGATCTCGTCCAGATTCTCTCGAAAGCTCGCATTTGAGCTGGGAGCAATGCGGTGAATTCGGTTCGAAGGGACTCCCATTGCTTCCAATTCCCGAACATTCTGATCGAGATAGCCAGGGGATCGCTCATTCATCAGGCCCAGCACGAAGATGTAACGAAAGCCCTGAATGCGTTTGGCAAGCGATTCATCCAGTTCGAGCGTGCCATCATACGAGGCTAAAAACAAATCTTGAAACTCGGATGGTTCAATTGTTGGAGCCGGGTGAACTCCTCCAAGCAGCAAGGCCGCTTTCAGCACGATGGATGGTGCCAACCCCATAATGATCCCCTCTTGAGAATTCGTTCAGACTGTTCGCCTTGGATCAGGCCGGCCAATTCGTCTAGTGTAACGAGTCTTCGGAGATCGTTGGAAACCTTCTCACAAAATCACGGAGGTAGAAGAACTTCGCAAAATCGAGGCCGTACCGTTCAGTTCCATTCGTTGAAGGAACGATTGCAAAACACGAAAGAGCGATAAGCCGGTCACCAAACGTTCGCTTCACTCAGGGAGAATTGAGGATGAGTCTTAGGGATCGTATGGTTCGGAGTCTGTTCGTTGCCCTCGCCGTGGGGCTGGGATGGGGGATTCGAGGAGATTTTGGCCACTCGATCGGAGCCATGTATCCGGGGGCAGCACTTGGGCTAGCCGTGGCTTTTGTCAGTGGGCAGCGAGCGCTCTACCGGTGGATGCCGATCCTTGCAGCACTCTCAGCCATGGGAATCGGCTCGGGTGGTACCATGAGTTACGGCCTGCTTCATGGATACGCCCAGTCTGATACGTTTCTCAACTATGCCTACGGATTCTTGACCCTGTTCCTTCAAGGCTCTGCCTGGGGGACCTTTGGTGGGGCCTTGATCGGGTTGATGCTCGAACGGAAACCATTGCGAACCAGTGAGTGGCTTGGTCTCCTTGGTAGTGTATTTGTCGGGGGATGGGTTGTTTCTCTGGTCGTGGTCAATTTTCTGGGATTTCAGATCAATCCCCCTCGGAACAACATCTCCATCGTCTTCATGGGAGCGGCGATTGGTCAGTTGATCTGGCTTGCGCTCAACAAGAAATCCGATGGTTTACGTGGGGCCGTTCTCGGTTATCTGGGATTTGGCCTGGGCATGGCCGGAGGAAGACTGATCGGAAATCTCTCCAATGCGCTTCAAGGAGTCTATGGGTATCAGATTAATCACTGGAATGTGATGGAAGTCAGTTGCGGCATGATTGGGGGGTTCATGTTCTGCTTCGGCATGGTCAACCGATCGTATCCGGAGCCTTCCGAAGATTCTAACATTCGTCTCGCTTCGTTTTACGGCATTTTGACAGTCCTGGGATTCCTTCCACTCTGGCATCGATTGGCTCGGATTCAACCTGAGGAAAAACTCGCAAGCTGGTCGGAGACATTGGCGACGGAAGGTTGGGATGGTCCCGATCAACTCGCACAGCTTGTGCTCATGATGATCAACGGAGTTTGCATTCTTGGATTTGTTGGAGTTGCCGTCTGGTCGTTCCTTCACTTTCGACGCAATCAACGGTGGCCTGCATTTCCGGTTCTTTGGCTATCGTTCACCATGTTACTTTTTCAGAATCTTAATGCCCTCTACTTTTTCAAAGCTCCAAGAACGAACGAGATCAATATGCACACGGTCTTCTGGGTCATGCTGGCCCTGATGATCGGTTATGTGGGCTTCGCTAGACCCAATTCCGTCATGAACCATCGGCATGACACGGAAGGTGATCGTGAACGATTCCCCTGGTTTGGGTGGATCGCGACAGGGATTCTCGGAATGGCACTGATCGTCTTTCTTGCGGGATTCATTAATGGGGAAACGACCATGGGGTCGGCCAACACGCGATGGCCGGACTGGTCCTGGCGTGATGGACCGTTCCCCGGACGATAAGCGCAGAGGTTGATTGGTTGCTGGTTGCTCGAAGAGATGTGTAAACACGCAAAAACATGACGTGATTGCGTCACAATTTTCGTCTCTTTTTTTAATCGTTGAGCCATTCTTTCGACCTCTTGGGGGAGACGATCTACCACTCCCCCTTTTCCCGTCGGTACCTCCCAGAAAGAGCCGACCTTGGTCGGAAGTCTTTCGATTGCACAATGGAGAGGGATGGAGCCACCGTTTCGCCTTCATCGTTGTGATGCGAGCAAGGACAATCGATTTCGCGATCGACCTGAGGTGATTGGTCGAACCATTTCAGGTCGCTCAGGTTCAACGCCCTCTCGGGGTCGAACTGGATCGAGTTATCGGTTGCAGATCGAGGGTCTGATCAATTGCCCACTTGAATCT includes these proteins:
- a CDS encoding response regulator, whose amino-acid sequence is MSDRETHAPKGPDGILLCQDLIFTSKITGTARELGYRVLVAGTDPLAQSMLEQWRPKVVLVDLSHPHFAKPDVLLAYRKIVPTARFLAFGSHVDVKSLSAARDVGCDPVLPRSKFTAELPELIQTYLGEASCET
- a CDS encoding alpha/beta fold hydrolase, whose translation is MAPSIVLKAALLLGGVHPAPTIEPSEFQDLFLASYDGTLELDESLAKRIQGFRYIFVLGLMNERSPGYLDQNVRELEAMGVPSNRIHRIAPSSNASFRENLDEIRAAFKKVADQGPEPLVVIGHSRGACDALAFALHEAEFVSERVIALFLVQGPFGGSGAADYVLGSGVPMDRKISPPARALANLFRNAAARKLERGKHSGIVDLTSDASDHFWKRLLASRRSAIPIVSPRTFYIEATVPPSRQPPFRRPVARYLEAYYGPNDGLVAAGDQYLPELGTRLGILEVSHMDLTHRFPAGRPQRRLRGALVQAIVVAVARLDEADRSSVDQVSQDASPR
- a CDS encoding P-II family nitrogen regulator; the encoded protein is MKLIIAIIQPTKLEAVKLALSKVEVHRLTVMDVQGFGRQRGFTEVYRGHEFTVNLLRKIELQIAVNEDFVEPTINAIISAARTGKDGAIGDGKIFILPLDDCIRIRTGECGPEAI
- a CDS encoding DUF3656 domain-containing U32 family peptidase produces the protein MALVHRRGVRGYVTLNTLVFPAELERVEEIVRRVAAAGVDAVIVQDLGLARLIRSLTPDLEIHASTQMSITSAAGVRMAEELGCSRVILARELSLREIANVTKQTRLPVEVFVHGALCVAYSGQCLTSEALGGRSANRGECAQACRMEYEVIRDGERVDLGDISYLLSPQDLAAFDLIPELVALGVSSVKIEGRLKGPEYVANITRNYRKAIDAAISGQPDPISDRDIYEMEMSFSRGFSHGFFNGNNHKRLVRGDYAKKRGVFLGRVVEVVGDRVRVDLASPIKPGDGVVLDADSKRGAPEQGGRVYEVDRPGKGRRSVTTAVGAEGLTAGPALLGFGRRDFDLSRVVPGQRLWKTDDPELSKRLKKTFDGSSKRRVDLDLRVRAISGETLVMEGTTITGYHARVESAAPLNPAINRAADTDTIRSQLDRLGGSVYQLRSLDVTIEGAPMVPLSLLNELRRMLVDRLDDAAARAPQRTLAEPLVLPKLRESLRLRADLMGDTAGAPEPQLLALCRTVEQVEAARMSGVSTLYLDFHDIKRYKEAVAIARQGEGTPEVWIATTRIEKPGEANLFRFLARQGADGLLVRNAGGIAFCTHQGIPFVADFSLNAANDLTVEWLKARGASRVTASYDLSADQLFDLIRVTPPAWLEVVVHQQIPMFHMEHCVFCAVLSPGTNKTNCGRPCDRHEVSLRDRVGKEHPLTADIGCRNTLYNAVPQTAAEFLPGLIRKGLRSLRVEFLNDSPEAVERILGLYQDAIAGRCDARLLWKALKATNHYGVTRGQLAVL